From a single Mycosarcoma maydis chromosome 2, whole genome shotgun sequence genomic region:
- a CDS encoding ornithine decarboxylase — protein sequence MTCCTMTPPDLNLPGPSRYVQQSIAIDSSCKSFAPMAAPYISLPHQQRLRADTPPLDDELDHIKPFDGHKPIYHGDFDSQLRRVLNDIDIHGCEANGENAFFVADLSEVYRQHLRWMRALPRIVPFYAVKCNPDPYVLQLLGALGTGFDCASNGEIEAVLKLGINPARIIYANPCKAASFVRHAAAHNVGLTTFDNMDELEKMKRYHPSCKLVVRILTDDSKSACQLGLKFGAPLASVPRLLERARELELDVVGVSFHVGSGCYDPDSFRDAVYRARCAFEMGKQAGFSFDLLDVGGGFGHDNFEMVAGVLGPAIDAYFPDEDFAPGGKEVVGKVNGLRIIAEPGRFYVHSAFALATNIIAVRRGEPSAAMDHVEATAPKAQVMYYQNDGLYGSFNCVIFDHVKVHPKVLTLGHEYVYEPTIGSPGVRAVSAADSRLQQEAMTLESCSVWGPTCDSIDCVRDHVELPKGLQVGDWLVYENMGAYTICAASTFNGIRRSEIRYTLGHGQDADIVRQLMLQ from the coding sequence ATGACGTGCTGTACTATGACACCACCCGATCTCAACCTTCCAGGTCCATCTCGTTACGTCCAGCAGTCGATTGCCATCGATAGCTCCTGCAAGAGTTTCGCGCCGATGGCTGCTCCCTACATTTCCCTGCCccaccagcagcgcttGCGAGCCGACACTCCTCCTCTCGAtgatgagctcgatcaCATCAAGCCGTTTGATGGTCACAAGCCCATCTATCACGGCGACTTTGACTCGCAGCTGAGGCGTGTTCTCAACGACATTGACATACACGGCTGCGAAGCCAACGGCGAGAATGCGTTTTTCGTCGCCGACCTCTCCGAAGTGTACCGCCAGCACCTTCGCTGGATGCGCGCTCTTCCCCGCATCGTTCCCTTCTACGCCGTCAAGTGCAACCCGGACCCTTAcgtgctgcagctgctcggcgcGCTCGGAACCGGATTCGACTGTGCCTCCAACGGTGAGATCGAAGCTGTGCTCAAGCTGGGCATTAACCCTGCCAGGATCATCTACGCTAACCCATGCAAAGCCGCCAGCTTCGTTCGTCACGCGGCTGCGCACAATGTCGGGCTGACCACGTTTGACAACatggacgagctcgaaaagatGAAGCGATACCACCCGTCTTGCAAGCTCGTGGTGCGTATCTTGACGGACGACTCCAAGAGCGCCTGCCAGCTAGGCCTCAAGTTCGGCGCACCGCTTGCTTCGGTGCCTCGCCTGTTGGAGCGCGCacgcgagcttgagctcgacgttgtGGGCGTCAGCTTCCACGTTGGCTCGGGTTGTTACGACCCTGATTCATTCCGCGATGCCGTCTACCGCGCACGCTGCGCGTTTGAGATGGGCAAGCAAGCAGGTTTCAGCTTCGACCTCCTCGATGTCGGTGGTGGTTTCGGCCATGACAATTTCGAGATGGTAGCAGGTGTGCTTGGCCCTGCCATCGATGCCTACTTCCCGGACGAGGACTTTGCGCCCGGTGGCAAGGAAGTTGTCGGCAAAGTCAACGGCCTACGAATCATTGCAGAGCCTGGCCGGTTTTACGTTCACTCTGCCTTTGCGCTCGCTACCAACATCATTGCGGTTCGTCGTGGCGAGCCTAGCGCGGCGATGGACCATGTCGAAGCAACTGCGCCTAAAGCGCAGGTGATGTATTACCAAAATGATGGACTGTACGGTTCGTTCAACTGCGTGATTTTCGACCACGTCAAGGTTCATCCGAAAGTTCTGACGCTGGGCCACGAGTACGTGTACGAGCCGACGATTGGGTCGCCCGGGGTGCGAGCGGTGAGTGCGGCCGACTCGCGCTTGCAGCAGGAGGCCATGACTCTCGAGTCGTGCAGCGTATGGGGTCCTACGtgcgactcgatcgattGCGTACGCGATCACGTCGAGCTCCCCAAGGGCCTCCAGGTAGGCGATTGGCTCGTCTACGAAAACATGGGCGCTTACACCATCTGTGCCGCTTCCACATTCAACGGTATTCGCCGCTCCGAAATTCGCTACACCCTCGGACACGGCCAAGACGCCGACATCGTACGCCAGCTCATGCTCCAATAA
- a CDS encoding siderophore biosynthesis regulatory protein URBS1, with translation MALPPVKIASRPASPTPSHHHQQAAAASSSSSSSSSHHPPPRIAARPIAPADRSPERVSQHSRGASVHDADSLPPIRPRGSRPSSPSGHAADRAPSSHHNASSTATVPARSTARSLFRDPRTLHPAGRSQSPIAAFRNRSQSSERSRLGPSRSQPNSPLLQSSSLRHHSDATGVHLPPISSLSKELVSDHPDCFAHRRRTPTTSPRATARLHMGNTFRDSSPAASSGSPATMRHDHLAYRHEHSAEEHAKMQRYSDEHPRAMNPTSRASYEHESRGMPYRDSYSAPSRAIEASYHANGARPVHHADSSTNSPQYVPGDVYEHEGSGSPPAAHHAGMRCSNCGVTSTPLWRRAPDGSTICNACGLYIKSHSTHRSASNRLSGSDASPPTHEAKLAAAGPSCSREDDPKSGSCPGDGLCNGTGGTASCSGCPAYNNNLSHALKVSKRESQTSEDPPPARTAERAPPVAEEKMDDDKSVVGALRCTNCQTTTTPLWRRDEDGNNICNACGLYHKLHGTHRPIGMKKSVIKRRKRIPANATAQPTHILDVIPVQMNANGQPVIAPAAGRNAGDSTPKSTESRRASKKSSLTSEQAMREARDREAAMLLMEVGAGARSRNSAQEDDRIHQNGALATSTSFHHDFHSARAGADTARTSHPDDSRSSKRPRQSYPLAPREAYDERDVSAIASPPAYNETHAAGATRSQRSQRSPVDAPLTDRLGRSELHGESSHGTSNAPEHAARASASDGARLGSVVPHHHHHHHHHHANHASHAVHHGHHHHHHHPVTVSASSHGHAGQAPSGMTKLSEVERLRDELLFERRRIDEVLRRAEAILASARAGNFHVEAAGPSTSGLRNGHEASHESPPTGSAQGSPGADARGTRSGHDSIKQEAPDAAPRRSKAFSNSSSSSEKDELESPPPSAHQQLASQPLVAATGAQPASRRNSFEQRMASLPVMAAVPLKRSSPPSTVSNPADNRPLSIAPQPARKATAWGIDTRSTPAASPRSGEKRARADEMDEDDDHWNWDNLYGKAKLEKAGDWRGFARPVEDRRSQSKSNGVTRRESSSTPIAARLPVASSPSQAVSAPRT, from the coding sequence ATGGCGCTGCCCCCCGTCAAGATCGCTTCGCGACCTGCTTCACCCACTCCTTcccaccatcaccaacaagccgccgccgcttcctcttcttcctcctcctcctcctcccaTCATCCACCGCCGCGAATTGCAGCTCGTCCGATTGCCCCTGCCGATCGCTCTCCCGAACGCGTCTCTCAGCATTCCCGCGGCGCGTCTGTCCACGACGCTGACAGCCTTCCGCCCATTCGTCCACGAGGCTCGCGACCATCATCTCCTTCTGGTCACGCCGCAGACCGCGCTCCATCGTCTCACCACAACGCCTCTTCGACGGCAACGGTGCCCGCAAGAAGCACTGCTCGTAGTCTCTTCCGCGATCCACGCACCCTGCACCCAGCCGGCCGTTCGCAGTCGCCCATCGCCGCTTTTCGAAACCGTTCACAGAGCTCGGAGCGTTCGCGTCTCGGCCCATCCAGGTCGCAACCAAACAGCCCTTTGCTTCAATCATCCTCGTTGCGACATCACAGTGACGCTACGGGCGTTCACCTTCCACCTATATCATCGCTGTCCAAGGAGCTCGTATCGGATCATCCGGACTGTTTCGCACACCGTCGTCGCACGCCCACCACCTCGCCTCGCGCAACCGCACGTTTGCACATGGGCAACACCTTTCGCGATTCCAGCCCAGCTGCTTCCTCCGGCAGCCCGGCCACCATGCGCCACGATCACCTAGCCTATCGCCACGAGCATTCGGCTGAAGAGCATGCCAAGATGCAGCGGTATTCCGACGAACATCCACGCGCCATGAACCCCACCTCTAGGGCTAGCTATGAGCACGAATCGAGGGGTATGCCCTATCGCGACAGCTACTCTGCTCCTTCGCGAGCTATCGAGGCTTCTTACCACGCAAATGGTGCTCGCCCCGTCCATCACGCCGACTCGAGCACCAACAGCCCGCAATATGTCCCAGGCGATGTCTACGAACACGAAGGCTCTGGCTCGCCACCCGCCGCGCATCATGCGGGCATGAGGTGCTCCAACTGCGGTGTTACTTCGACTCCGCTTTGGAGAAGAGCCCCCGATGGTAGCACCATCTGCAATGCCTGCGGGCTCTACATCAAATCGCACAGCACACACCGTTCTGCTTCGAACCGTCTCAGCGGCTCGGACGCAAGCCCGCCTACGCacgaagccaagctggcCGCTGCGGGACCTAGCTGTTCGCGCGAGGACGATCCCAAGTCCGGCTCTTGTCCCGGCGACGGTCTCTGCAACGGCACTGGCGGCACTGCCAGCTGTAGCGGTTGCCCTGCCTACAACAACAATCTCTCGCACGCTCTCAAGGTTAGcaaacgtgaatcacaaacTAGCGAAGATCCTCCTCCTGCCCGTACCGCAGAAAGAGCGCCGCCAGTGGCAGAGGAAAAAATGGACGACGATAAGAGCGTCGTCGGCGCGCTTCGATGCACCAATTGCCAGACGACCACCACCCCACTGTGGCGACGCGACGAAGACGGCAACAATATCTGCAACGCTTGCGGTCTCTACCATAAGCTACACGGCACACACCGACCCATCGGAATGAAAAAGTCGGTCATCAAGCGCAGAAAGCGTATTCCCGCCAATGCGACTGCACAGCCCACTCATATCCTTGACGTCATTCCTGTTCAAATGAACGCCAATGGTCAGCCTGTTATTGCGCCCGCTGCCGGTCGCAATGCCGGCGATTCTACACCCAAGTCGACCGAGTCTAGGCGTGCATCCAAAAAGTCGTCCTTGACGTCCGAGCAGGCCATGCGCGAAGCTCGCGATCGCGAGGCTGCCATGCTCTTGATGGAGGTTGGCGCTGGCGCCAGATCGCGGAATTCGGCGCAAGAAGACGATCGCATCCACCAAAATGGCGCTCTGGCCACTTCGACTTCCTTCCATCACGACTTTCACTCTGCCAGGGCCGGTGCTGATACCGCTCGCACTTCCCACCCGGATGACAGCCGCTCTTCTAAGCGACCTCGCCAATCGTACCCGTTGGCACCTCGTGAGGCCTACGACGAACGTGACGTTTCCGCCATCGCTTCTCCTCCGGCCTACAATGAGACGCATGCAGCTGGGGCGACGCGATCGCAGCGTTCACAGCGTTCGCCTGTCGACGCTCCCTTGACGGACAGGCTTGGCCGTTCAGAGCTGCATGGCGAGTCGTCCCATGGCACCAGCAACGCCCCCGAGCATGCAGCCCGCGCTAGCGCGTCCGATGGCGCGCGACTCGGCTCGGTCGTACcccatcaccatcaccaccatcaccaccatcacgcCAACCATGCTTCGCATGCAGTTCATCACGGgcatcatcaccaccaccatcaccccGTAACGGTGTCGGCCAGCTCACATGGTCACGCCGGACAAGCGCCGAGCGGAATGACCAAGCTGAGTGAAGTCGAGAGATTGagagacgagctgctcttcgaGCGCAGACGTATTGACGAGGTGCTTCGCCGCGCCGAGGCCATTCTCGCTTCAGCACGCGCCGGCAACTTCCACGTCGAAGCAGCCGGACCGTCCACGAGCGGGTTGCGCAATGGCCACGAAGCTTCGCACGAGTCTCCCCCAACGGGCTCTGCTCAAGGTAGTCCGGGCGCCGACGCCCGCGGCACCCGAAGTGGCCATGATTCTATCAAACAGGAAGCACCGGACGCTGCTCCTCGCCGCTCAAAGGCATTtagcaacagcagctcgtcgagcgagaaggACGAATTGGAATCTCCGCCTCCGTCTGCGCACCAGCAGCTGGCATCTCAGCCCTTGGTCGCTGCGACAGGCGCGCAGCCCGCTTCTCGCCGCAACAGTTTTGAGCAGCGGATGGCTTCGCTGCCAGTGATGGCAGCGGTGCCTCTGAAGCGCAGCTCGCCTCCCAGCACCGTCTCGAATCCGGCCGATAACCGACCGTTATCCATCGCACCTCAGCCCGCTCGAAAGGCCACTGCGTGGGGTATTGATACTCGTTCCACGCCTGCGGCATCGCCCAGATCTGGCGAGAAGCGTGCTCgtgccgacgagatggacgaggacgatgaccACTGGAACTGGGACAACCTCTACggcaaagccaagcttgaAAAGGCTGGTGATTGGCGCGGCTTTGCACGACCGGTTGAGGACCGGCGAAGCCAGTCCAAGAGCAATGGCGTGACTCGAAGGGAGTCCTCTTCTACGCCGATCGCTGCGCGTTTGCCTGTGGCTTCCAGTCCTTCTCAAGCTGTGAGCGCCCCACGAACTTGA
- a CDS encoding uncharacterized protein (related to mfs-multidrug-resistance transporter) — protein sequence MSPNQEQAAATAATAATAAAGAAGATQEPDLEIQSTPASPAAELSIQVLVDGDDDGPFLVNFEHNDPDDPRSFPAWRKILILVLTMLPEFWLNVISSIYSFGAYEVASEFGVGEVASKVPAAVFLFGFAVGPIFAAPLSEDYGRVPVMVIGLAVVALFQIGCALAQNLATLIVLRFLAGCFGAVAFNSIGTVSDLWHSDHQGWGVNTFALSAELGATAGPIIGAFIVKNAGWRWTFGVSGIVLAFLLAIFVLAVPETRAGVILARRAKRLRCDDNRYYASHEKIRSQRTLPQLFKETVGRPLFMLFTEPIVFWFTLFDAVNYAVIYIFLIAYPLVFQQWGFDIGQQGLTFIGVLVGFLIAYGLFDLQLKWFRHAGTKRPRGIPTPEDRLLWGIPGGFLFPISLFFFAWTSFPPVPWIVPIIAGGLFGVSSHTLFLIVSDYTVASYSIYAASAIAAQSFLREFMCGSFYLITEIMYSNVGYQWASSILAFIGVPLSVIPLVFYKFGPTIRKRSSFAKELQIVEEREKRRREKIGYRAGLLTAEAVQKTQ from the coding sequence ATGTCGCCGAATCAGGAGCAGGCTGCTGCCACGGCTGCCACGGCTGCCACGGCtgcagcaggtgcagcaggAGCAACCCAAGAGCCAGATTTGGAGATTCAGAGCACACCGGCATCCCCCGCAGCAGAGCTCTCAATCCAGGTGCTggtcgatggcgatgacgacggtCCCTTTCTGGTCAACTTCGAGCACAACGATCCTGATGACCCTCGGTCTTTTCCAGCATGGCGAAagatcctcatcctcgtaTTAACCATGCTTCCCGAATTCTGGCTCAATGTCATCTCCTCGATTTACAGCTTTGGAGCATACGAGGTGGCCTCCGAGTTTGGCGTCGGAGAGGTCGCATCTAAGGTGCCCGCCGCTGTCTTTCTCTTTGGCTTCGCAGTTGGCCCTATCTTTGCCGCTCCGCTCTCCGAGGACTATGGCAGAGTTCCAGTAATGGTGATCGGCCTTGCTGTTGTGGCGCTCTTTCAAATCGGCTGCGCCCTGGCTCAGAATCTTGCCACTCTCATCGTTCTTCGATTTCTTGCTGGCTGCTTCGGCGCCGTCGCCTTCAACTCGATCGGCACCGTGTCGGACCTCTGGCACTCCGATCATCAAGGCTGGGGGGTCAACACATTTGCCCTATCTGCGGAGCTCGGGGCTACTGCAGGTCCCATCATTGGAGCATTTATCGTTAAAAACGCGGGCTGGCGATGGACCTTTGGCGTATCGGGCATCGTGCTCGCCTTTCTTCTCGCAATCTTTGTGCTCGCTGTGCCGGAAACCAGAGCCGGCGTCATCCTCGCCAGAAGAGCGAAAAGGTTGCGATGCGACGATAACAGATACTACGCGAGCCACGAAAAGATTCGATCGCAACGAACCCTGCCGCAGCTCTTCAAAGAGACCGTCGGTCGGCCCTTATTCATGCTCTTCACGGAGCCCATTGTTTTCTGGTTCACGCTCTTTGATGCTGTCAATTATGCTGTGATCTACATCTTCTTGATCGCCTATCCGTTGGTATTTCAACAATGGGGCTTCGACATCGGGCAGCAAGGTCTCACATTCATCGGTGTTCTGGTTGGCTTCCTTATCGCCTATGGCTTGTTCGATCTTCAACTCAAGTGGTTTCGACATGCAGGCACCAAGAGGCCCAGAGGCATTCCAACCCCCGAGGATCGACTTTTGTGGGGCATTCCAGGTGGGTTTCTATTCCCCATTAGCCTGTTCTTTTTCGCATGGACCTCATTTCCTCCCGTGCCCTGGATCGTACCTATCATCGCAGGCGGGCTGTTTGGTGTCTCGTCGCACACActcttcctcatcgtctCGGACTATACGGTCGCATCCTACTCGATCTACGCAGCCTCGGCGATCGCAGCTCAATCGTTCCTCCGCGAGTTCATGTGTGGCTCATTCTATCTGATCACCGAGATCATGTACAGCAATGTCGGGTATCAATGGGCTAGCTCGATCCTCGCGTTCATTGGCGTACCTCTGTCGGTCATTCCCCTGGTGTTTTACAAGTTTGGCCCCACAATacgcaagcgcagcagctttgccaaGGAGTTACAGATCGTCGAAGAGCGCGAGAAGCGCCGTCGCGAGAAAATCGGGTACAGAGCTGGCCTTTTGACAGCCGAGGCTGTTCAGAAGACTCAATGA
- a CDS encoding putative acyl-CoA dehydrogenase, medium-chain specific — MSLFTKRAVAGSSRALSSINKSALVAARASRAYSTPVESAGVSFGLSEDQEAYRDLARKFAREEIIPNARHHDQTMEYPTEILKKGWEVGLLNTHIPEEYGGPGLGLMECALISEELAFGCSGIQTAMEANGLAEAPLLVSASHEIKQKYLGRMTEEPLMAAYCVTEPGAGSDVANIATKAEKQGDKWVINGSKMWITNGGKANWYFVLAKTDPSAKAAKSMTGFVVDADTPGIIVGKKEINMGQRCSDTRQITFENVVVPEENILGKPGDGFKTAMGAFDITRPLVAAGAVGLAQRALHEAAIYAQDRKTMGKAIIDHQAIAFLLADMQMNVEAARNLVWKASWAKDQGQRNSFWASMAKCRAGEAANFNADAAVQIFGGLGFNTESPVEKLYRDARIFRLYEGTDQIQRLIISRHIKELFAQ, encoded by the coding sequence ATGTCTCTATTCACAAAGCGCGCTGTGGCCGGCAGTAGCCGCGCCCTGTCGTCGATCAACAAGTCTGCCCTTGTGGCCGCAcgcgcatctcgagccTACTCTACGCCCGTTGAGAGCGCCGGTGTGTCGTTCGGACTGAGCGAAGACCAGGAGGCCTACCGCGATTTGGCACGCAAGTTTGCCCGCGAGGAGATCATCCCCAACGCGCGTCACCACGACCAGACCATGGAGTACCCTACCGAGATTCTCAAGAAGGGTTGGGAAGTTGGTCTTCTCAACACGCACATTCCTGAAGAATACGGTGGACCCGGTCTGGGCCTTATGGAGTGCGCACTGATCTCTGAAGAGCTCGCTTTCGGTTGCTCCGGCATTCAAACCGCTATGGAGGCCAACGGTCTTGCCGAAGCCccgctgctcgtctcggcatctcacgagatcaagcagaAGTACCTCGGTCGCATGACCGAAGAGCCCTTGATGGCCGCTTACTGTGTCACCGAGCCAGGTGCAGGTTCGGACGTGGCCAACATTGCCACCAAGGCCGAAAAGCAGGGTGACAAGTGGGTCATCAACGGTAGCAAGATGTGGATCACCAACGGCGGAAAAGCTAACTGGTACTTTGTACTCGCCAAGACCGATCCCAGTGCCAAGGCTGCCAAGTCGATGACTGGTTTTGTCGTGGATGCTGACACGCCCGGTATCATTGTGGGCAAGAAGGAGATCAACATGGGTCAACGATGTTCGGACACGCGCCAGATTACGTTTGAAAACGTCGTGGTTCCGGAGGAGAACATTCTGGGCAAGCCCGGTGATGGGTTCAAGACTGCCATGGGTGCGTTTGACATTACTCGTCCGTTggtggctgctggtgcGGTTGGATTGGCCCAACGTGCGCTGCACGAAGCCGCCATCTACGCGCAGGACCGAAAGACGATGGGTAAAGCGATTATCGACCACCAGGCGATCGCCTTCCTGCTCGCCGACATGCAGATGAACGTCGAAGCCGCCCGAAACCTCGTGTGGAAAGCCAGCTGGGCCAAGGACCAAGGTCAGCGTAACTCGTTCTGGGCTTCCATGGCCAAGTGCCGAGCAGGCGAAGCTGCAAACTTCAACGCTGACGCTGCAGTACAGATCTTCGGTGGCTTGGGCTTCAACACCGAGAGCCCCGTCGAGAAGCTCTACCGAGACGCTAGGATCTTCCGTCTGTACGAAGGAACCGATCAGATCCAGCGACTCATCATCTCCAGGCACATCAAGGAGCTCTTCGCACAGTAA